The genome window AAGCCTCCACTTAAGCAGAAAGTCAAGAGGACAAAGCCTCCACTTAAGCAGAAAGTCAAGAGGACAAAGCCTCCACTTAGACGGAGAAGGTCTCCAGCTTCAGGCTGGGTGGCGGAAACCAGCTCCGAAGGGATCCTACAACAGGTACATCTCCAGGCTGCTGAACCAGCTTCCACCACCCACCAGGCGTATGTCGGCGAAGGCGAAGAGGCTGATGAAAACCTCCATGGGCGGCCTTTGCGAGGGGTTGGTCACCGAGGCGGACCGCCAGAGGAGGCGACGCCGGGGGTCCTTCATCGGTACCTTGGACCTgcaggctgctgtgaagaagGTTATGGAAAGAGAAGTTGGAGTGCATTTTGCCTTCTCCATCCGTGGCAGATCTTCTCGCATGAACTGAGTGACAAGGGCCTGTCCTCTCGCCGTGGATCTTTCATTGTCTCCCTCATTGAGTGCCTgcgagaagaagaaaagaggagaagagaaaagaataacTCAGAGTCTTTCTCACCTGCCTGATTCAGTATCATTCTTGTAAGACAACCACCAAACCTGGAGTCCCACCAGTACCCACATGCTCACACAGGAGGTAATTTGGAGGGTAGCTCCTGGATGGGAGCACCTTCAGCACCCTGCCCACATAAGGCTACACTAATCAGCCCCCCCATGATGCTGGTGGGAGACCACCAAATTCCATCTTGACCTCTTTGAAGACCATCTCCATGCAGCTGGGAGCTGAGACCTCAGCATGCACAGGGAAAGACCACTCCCCATCAGGAGATGCCATCCTCATCTCAGACCACACCAGGCATCTGAGGAGGCTGGAGATCCACCGGGGAGGTTTGCCACGGTTGGAAACGGGGCGATGGCCTCTGAGTCATGCCTGGAGTTACACTCATCTTGGCTTGGTACTGAAGCAGGAGAGATAAATGATCTTTTCTGGCACTAATTCTCTTTATTTATAGGTGTGCACTTCGTGGGTTTGGTGTGTTTGAACCTTTGTCAAGGTTCAAGGAGATGGGTGGGTACCACACCAAAGCCCAGTGTTGTCTGAAGCTCCCTAGCCATGTTCTACAGACAAAGCCCAATGACCTCACAGCTcatactcaaaaaaaaaacaagtcccGATGTTAAAACAAGAATAGGTGCAGCTGTGAGGACAACCTGAagctcagcagggcagggaaaTGGCTGCTTTACCTTGCTGTGGCCAGAGCTTGGGTAGCCCCAGGTGTCTGTGCAGCTCTGGGACATGGAAGTAGATGAGTTTGGCCAACGAGTCCAACATTTGGGCCCATCTGCAGAAGGATCAGTGACCCCCTCTGGGCTTTTTACCATCCGAGCTCAGGATTTCCCCCCATGGGATCCAAAGTGATGTGGAGTGGTAGGAGGAGATCAACCCATGTGGCCTCTGGCCACTGGGCTTGCTCCTTGCTGGCTGCTGGAGCCCCTTTGGGGATCCTGAGGTTCAGGggcttcctcctgccccagcctggaGGTAAGACAAGGCTGTGGGGCTTGTGTGCCTGGACTCCCCATGGGTGCACACACAAGATAACCAGAATTTTGGTCGACTTCCAGTCCCTGGAGAAGACCACCTGGCTGGGCTGGCATCACTGGGCTTCACCAGCACggtgtggggagctggagcccTCCATGGCTGTGGTGGAGCTGCTGGTGCGTGATGAGCTCTGGTGGCAGTAGGGCTTCTCCTGGTGTGCACCCGTTGGTGCTTGGTGAGGGATGAGTTGACGTTGAAAGCCCTTTCTGCAACCCCCACAGATGTAGGGTCGCTCACCGGTGTGGAGCCAGCAGAACTCTGCCTCGATGGACTTTTTTCCACCTTCTTGGGAGCAGATCTGCTGCTCCCATCACCAGGGAAGAGCCAGGTCCTGAGGGAGCAGCTCTGGTCTCCCCATGCCCTCTCGTGGCACAATTCCCATCCATGCACGGGGCTGGGGCAAGGGCAGGGATTGGTGctccctctctctgctctttACACTGGTCCCAGTAAAGGGATTGGGGTTGGACTGAGAGGCGGGACAACCCATGTGGGTCTCTCCCTCCCTGTGCCCATCACCTCGAGTCTCTGGTTTAGGATTTTGGTGCGGACGGAGCCCAGTGAGGAGAGCTGTCCGCGTGGCCTCGATGGGCCTGGGGACgcaggcagggctctgctgccccacaccagcacccaccaccacAGCCCCCTGCTGGAGAACACCAGGATCCCTGGAGAGCCCCTTTCTCCCCTCCACCTTCAGCATCCAGCTGATCCTTCCTGTGTCCTCCCATAACCAGTGTCCCCCAACACCAGGGCTCGGTCCCACGGCTTCCCTCGGGGACATCCATCCACTGCCCCCAGCACaaggagggatggagcagggaggagaggagcagggaggctgcagagaCCAGCTCCGCTCCTTCGCCGGGGAGGCAGGGGTTAACCGCCCCTGCGTCAGGGAGGGCAGGATTTAGGGATAATTCCTCATCCTTGAGCTCTttccaaagcaaatgaaaagaaaattagcgCTTCCCCCTCCGCTCCCGGCTTCTCCCACCCAGGGAGGATTAAACCCCCACCAAACCCCCTGCGTCCCACCGTAGAGAAAAGCATCCGCGTGGTTTCAGATCTCCTGGGCTTTCTCGGAGGGAGAAATCCAGTTTCTCTCTCATTCCCCAGCTGCATTTCTTGTTTGCAGAGTTGTGTTTTCCTTGGCTTTGTGATCTCTTCCTCCCGCAACAAAGGAGGGATAACTCGGTAAGTGGAaattcccccttctccccacccacAAGCGCACGACTCCCAATCCTGgagcttttttggggggaaaaagctgatgaaaatgCGGTTTGGGTCACTTTTCTAGGTGGAAAACCTGATTTATTGCTTGCACAGCTCCCACCCTTGATGTTGATCAGGGTAACCAGCCCGGTGTCCCCCTCTCCCACCTGGGGGATGCCCTCTTGCCCCGGAGAGACCCCCCCATCGCCTTCCCACGCTTCTCCATGGTGACACTACTCAAAATATCCCCTCGCAGAGTCTCCAGCAAGGCTCTGGGGCTCTCCAAAAGATGGGAAGAGCATGTGGGGGGCGATGCGGGGTGATGGTGACCACCACAAGCGGTTGGTCCCGGTGCTGGGAGCCTGCGGggagggtggggatgggggggaagcCAGGGTTGGGTTACCTCTAGAGGGCTCTGGGTAAACGCTGCCGCTGAGGAGCTTGTTCTTGGTGTCTCCTCTCTCCCGGATACCGGCTTGGGCTTCCGGAGCAAAGCCATGCCCGGCCTCGCCTCCATTGTGCCCTGCTGTTGGAAAGCTTGCGGTTCTTGGGGTGCAAGGAGGGGGTCTGTGCATCCCCCCCTCTCCTTGCAGCATCAGCCTGGGAAGGGAGGACGTTTCCCCCAGGGGAAAACCCTACGGAGGCAAGCTCCAAGCTCGGCCGACACTGAATCCTGAGCCCGGGGAGTCCAGGTAACGGGGAGAAACCTTGAGCAGGGTTGTGCACCCGCTCTGCAATGGGTCCTGAGCTGCGTCAGGGCTGGAGCTTGCAGGATGTGGCCCTTGGGGATGTTCCCAGGAGCCACAGTTCctttggggagaggagaggggataAGCGGGATGGAGAGGGAGCCCTGGGCCCTACGTGCATCCAGGGCTCCCCGGGGATGGGGCATGAAGCTCTTGGGACAGGTCCCCCAAATCCTTGTCACCCTTTGGAGGGCTGATTCCCAGTGAGATGAGgactgggggaactgggatgctggagggagggaggaagggggggattGTTGTGAGATGTGATCTGCCAGAAAGATGGGGGGGAAAACAGGgaccctcctgcccctgcaTCCTCAAGCTGCTCCACACAGGCTTGGGCTTCGTCCTGGATGGAGGGACCATCGTGTGCTGCAAcccagggagaaaaaaaccccgaGGCACCCCcagaaaaagcatcaaaacCCAACCAAGAAGCACTACCTGGGGAGATTTCCTTCATTTCAAGggatttttcttccccacaggGGATTTTGAGGAGCCCTGAGCGAGGAACGGAGGGAGAAACCCTCATTCTCCGGTTGCCAGCCCATCATGGAGCAGTGGGTGATGCTGGACCCACGGCAGAAAGCCCTGTACCGGGATGTGATGCAGGAGAGCTACGAAACGCTGATGTCTCTTGGTaagcaaacaccaaaaaaaaaaatcctctttctttctccttgaaCATTCCCCCcgtttttctttgctcttttgtttttttcctgtgtctggcagggaggaaaagggatCGTGAatggggtgggaaggaggggaggaggaatccaggcaggttttgagaGGGATTTCCCCAAACCCCAGCCCTctccttaatttatttttttttctgcagggaaaTATATGGatttctctgcatttatttcttttttaattggaaatagGGGTGTGCTTAGCATCCGCCACATTCCCAGttcaaactgggatcaggtcTCCCATTgcatctctcttccttctctctgggaggtgaattttttttgagggggaatCCCTGTTCCATCGATTTAAATGCCACCCCCTGCTCCACTCGAGGCCACGTTCTCCCCctttttgcctccttttcccagcagcCACAGGGGCTGGTGAGTGACAAAGCAgcggaggaaggagcggcagagagcTGTGAGGAGCTCGACACGCGCTCGTCCCACAGCCCGGAGAAGGAGAAGACCCTCGGCTCGAACAGGCGGAAAATGAAGCGCCCGGATAAAGCCGTGCCACACGGTGCCATCAAGATGCCAAAGCCACGGCAGTCCCCAAACTGGACTGTGCCAAACCCCTACGTGGGGCAGCCAGCAAGGGACCCTGCACGGGAACGGCCGTTCGGCTGCGCCGATTGCGGCAAGAGGCTTCCCGTGGGCTTCGCACTTGGAGCGGGCACCGGCGGGTgcacacgggcgagcggcctTTCGGCCTGCCCCGAGTGCGGCGAGACTTACAGCCAGAgctcccacctcctccagcaTCGCCGCACCCACGCCAGCCGACCCGGCCGCACAAATGCGGCGACTGCGGCAAGCGTTTCGCCGGCGCGGCCGAGCTGGCGGCGCACGGCCGGGGTCACACCGCCGAGAAACCCCATAAATGCGGCGACTGCGGCAAAGGGTTCGTCTGGGCGTCCCACCTCGCCCGGCACCGACGGGTGCACACCGGCGAGAAGCCTTACCGCTGCGCCGAGTGCGGCGAAGCCTTCAGCCAAGGCTCGCACCTCGCCAAGCATCACCGTAGCCACACCGGCGAGCGGCCCCATCGCTGCCCGGCTTGCGGCAAGACCTTCTGCCAAAGCTCCGACCTGGCCCGTCACCGTCGCACCCACCTGGGCAAGAAAGCCCTGCGTTGTGGCGACTGTGGCAAGCTTTTCCGAGCCGGGCCGGCGTTGGCGCGGCATCAGCGGTGTCACCGGCGGCGAGCGCGCCCACCGTTGCGCCGATTGCGGCAAGGGCTTCGTCTGGGCGTCCCACCTGGAACGGCACCGGCGGGTTCACACGGGCGAACGCccctttccctgcagcagctgcgGCGAGCGCTTCTCCCAAAAAGCTCACCTCCTCCAGCACCGCAAAACCCACTCCCCCGACCGCCCTACAAATGCGGCGACTGCGGCAAACGTTTCGGCGAGGCACCCCCTTTCCTCGCCCACCAGCGGGGCCACGCCGCCCAGAAGAGCTACACCTGCGGCGAGTGCGGCAAGGGCTTCGCTTGGGCGTCCCACCTCGAGCGGCATCGCCGCGTCCACACCGGCGAGAAACCCTACGAGTGCCCCGAGTGCGGCGAAGCCTTCAGCCAGAGCTCCCACCTCACCAAACACCGCCGTAGCCACCTCCCCAAAGCCGCTTTCCACCTCGCCCCGCAACTGCTACCTCCCTCCAGGACCAGGTTGGTGGGGGAGAAGCCCCCAAAGCGTCGTGGGGCTGGTGAAAACCACCCGGAGCTTGCAGTGGTGAGGAGCCTTGAAGGACCAAGACCCCCCAACATCGGTGTGATGGACTGTGCCCATGGGAAAACTCGTCTTGGGGACAAATCACACCAAGTGACATTTAAGGGTGGAGGGTGGCACCGGGGTGGGTGACGGGGCTGCTCCAGCGAGGCCTCAGGTTGGGATTTCTCCTTCCTGATGTCTTCCAGCAATGATGGGTGAAGGGTTCTGCAAAGGGGACCCTGAAAAGGGACGTCTTAGGGGAGAGGGAGCCTCCTCCTGAGGGAAACGGTGCTCTTCTCCACCGGGAAAagatgggaggagggaggactGTGCCCAAGGGAAAACTCATCTTAGAGACAAATCACACCAAGTGACATTTAAGGGGTGAAGGGTGGCACCGCGGGGTGGGTGATGAGGCATCATGGTGGGATTTCTCCTTCCTGATGTCTTCCAGCAGTGATGGGTGAAGGGTTCTGCAAAGGGGACCCTGAAAAGGGACATCTCAGGGGGAGAGGGAGCTTCTTCCTGAGGGAAATGGTGCTCTTCCCCACCAGGAATGGATGGGGGAACCTGGGGCTGGTTCTTTGTGCCAAAACACGGTGTCATTTGGAgaagacaggctggagaaggggaTGTCATGTTGCACCGATGGAGAGGGCGAGGAATAAAACGGGAGCCCTGTACCTCGCGGCCGCCTGTGTCTGGATCTCCTTGTGCACCAGCTTCGGGCTCCGTTCCCTGCTCCTGGTAGGAAACACCACGAGCGTCTTCTCCCTCTCCAAAGGCAAAAACACGCTGAGACAGGCAGAGGGGTTTTTCTTTTCGCTCAACTACCTTCTACTTTATTACCTGCTAACCCAAGCTGAGGAAACCCGGCCTCTCCACCCTTGCCAAATTCCCAAACCGCCCTCGGCACAAccccagcagcagtttggggaTGTCCCAGCaaggaagcagcagagctggtgacTGATGCAGGTCCCCGTGGCTCTTTTCTGAGccattttcccccaaaacccccctgtGGAAGGTGATCCTGGGTGATTTCACCGAGGGTCCCCTCCCCTACCCCCTTCTGCCCCCCTACAACAGTGGGgcagaggatgaggagggttATAGGGAGAAATATAATCTCCCCACCGCCCTATAATTATCACCCAGCCCTCCCCAAATCCACCCTCCGTCTCCCACCAAAGCCCCTACAGTGGTTGCTACCCCCCGGCACGCACCGCTcaccctccccgtgccccctccccaccaccgcttcaccctccccttccccatcctgccccccaccccagggtaTCCTGGGCCACCCCCAGCTGCCACAacagccccttcccaccctgtgctggggaggggggggacagACCAGCCTCCCTCCTTGGCTGTGGTGTCCCTGAGGGTGGCTCTGAGTATCCCCACGGCCCCACTTCAGGagctggggggaggcagggaagccCAGGGCTCCTGGGGGGCAGAGGGATCACTTTGCAgggtgtccccctccccaggcctcCACGCCATGGTGGGGGGCAGGAGAGCCTTGGCAGCCCAGCCCCTGGGGGCTgcggaggaggaagaggaggaggaaggcactgggtgctgctggaaaacagagCTGGGCTCTTCGGGCCAGAATTCGGAGGGGGTGGGCGTCCCCCCTCGCCTCTCACCCTCCCACCACGCAGGCGGCAGCAAGGAGAGGGGGCTGCGGCCCCCGGTGCCGGCGGCAGCGGCGTGCAGTCGCTGGTGAGCAGCCAGGGCCGTGCCGAGGCCGAAGGCTTTGCCGCATTCGGGACAGACGTGCCGCTTCTCCGCGCCGCCCTGCGCGTGGGCACGCTGGTGCCGGTTGCGGTGGGAGCTGCGGCCGAAGCATTTGCCGCAGTGGGCGCAGGAGAAAGGTTTTTCGCCGGTGTGGGTGAGCCGGTGGCGGTCGTAGTGGGAACTCCAGGCAAAGCCTTTGCCGCAGACGCCGCACTGGTAGGGTTTCTCGCCGCGGTGAAGCCGCCGGTGCCGTTCCAAGCTGGTCGGCGTGCTAAAACCCTTGCCACACTCGGGGCAGGCGTGGGGCCGGCCCGGTTGGGCAGCGTGGGTGCGGCGATGGGCCACTAAAGTGGAGCTGACGGCGAAGCTCTTGCCGCAGTCGccgcagcggtagggccgctcgccgGTGTGTACCCGGCGGTGCCGTTCCAGGTGGGAGCTGACGGCGAACGCCCGCCCGCACTCCCCGCAGCGGAAGGGTTTCTCCCCGGTGTGGATGCGGCGGTGGCGTTCCAAGTGCGAGACCCAACCGAAACTCTTCCCGCACGCCCCGCACGGGTAGGGTTTGCCACCTCCTCCAGCTTCCTCAGGGGCTACCGGCGTGGCTTTGGTGGCATCCCCGGCTTGCTGCTGCCGGGTGTGGGTGCGTTGGTGcttggccaaggctgagccccagcGGAAGCAGCGTTTGCAATCGGGGCAGGGGTACGGCTGCTCGCCGGTGTGGATGCGGCGGTGCTTGAGGAGGTTGGAGCTCTGGCCGAAGCATTTGCCACACTCCTCGCAGCAGTAGGGCCGTGGGGGGCTACTGGAGGGCTCGGCACCGGCCGGCGGCGTCTGGGTACCCTTGTGCTTGAAGCGCTGCGGGTCCGTTTGGTGGTTGAGGCGTTTGCCGCAGTCGGCGCATTTCTGAGGGGGTGGCGGGggttcttcctctgcctccccacCCTCCTCGTCctcggaggcggcggcggcggcgtggGTGCGCATGTGGCGGTCGAGGTGGGAGCTCCAGGCGAAGGCTCGCCCGCATTCGGCGCACTGGAAAGGCTTCTCGCCGGTGTGGATGCGCCGATGCCGCTCGAGGTGGGAGCTCCAAGCGAAGGCTTTCCCGCACACCCCGCACTCGTAGGGTTTCCCACCCAAGTGGCTCTTCCGATGCCGGTCCAGAGCCCCCGGATCGGCAAAGCTGCGGCCACACTGGGGGCAGCGGTTGGGTTTTTCCCCGCCGGGCGC of Nyctibius grandis isolate bNycGra1 chromosome 10, bNycGra1.pri, whole genome shotgun sequence contains these proteins:
- the LOC137668035 gene encoding LOW QUALITY PROTEIN: zinc finger protein CKR1-like (The sequence of the model RefSeq protein was modified relative to this genomic sequence to represent the inferred CDS: inserted 1 base in 1 codon; deleted 6 bases in 5 codons) — its product is MEQWVMLDPRQKALYRDVMQESYETLMSLAQGLVSDKAAEEGAAESCEELDTRSSHSPEKEKTLGSNRRKMKRPDKAVPHGAIKMPKPRQSPNWTVPNPYVGQPARDPARERPFGCADCGKGFPWASHLERHRRVHTGERPFACPECGETYSQSSHLLQHRRTHASTRPHKCGDCGKRFAGAAELAAHGRGHTAEKPHKCGDCGKGFVWASHLARHRRVHTGEKPYRCAECGEAFSQGSHLAKHHRSHTGERPHRCPACGKTFCQSSDLARHRRTHLGKKALRCGDCGKLFRAGPALARHQRCHRRERAHRCADCGKGFVWASHLERHRRVHTGERPFPCSSCGERFSQKAHLLQHRKTHSPDXPYKCGDCGKRFGEAPPFLAHQRGHAAQKSYTCGECGKGFAWASHLERHRRVHTGEKPYECPECGEAFSQSSHLTKHRRSHLPKAAFHLAPQLLPPSRTRLVGEKPPKRRGAGENHPELAVVRSLEGPRPPNIGVMDCAHGKTRLGDKSHQVTFKGGGWHRGG